A genomic window from Promicromonospora sukumoe includes:
- a CDS encoding branched-chain amino acid ABC transporter permease, which produces MELSRILTQALAELIAPTTAAIALAAIGLNLHFGFTGLLNMGQAGFMLLGAYGFGIATISGAPFWLALLISLAAGALFALILGAPTLQLRGDYLAIVTISAAEIIRMLGRATVFQEWTGGAAGLTGGSFKATFQELSFLPAPPERGAFGPLEYVFTGSDSWWTRLFAWAVVLVAVLFVWLLTRSPWGRVLKGIREDEDAVRALGKNVFAYKMQALVLGGMCGSLAGMLYVLPRSVAPDAMGRSLTFFAWTVLLLGGAATLFGPVLGSMLFYAVYMLLRAGMREGLEGVVSATMVEQIGGLLVGVTLMLLVIFRPQGILGNKKELAFDAR; this is translated from the coding sequence ATGGAACTGAGCCGCATCCTCACCCAGGCGCTCGCCGAGCTCATCGCTCCGACCACCGCCGCCATCGCGCTGGCCGCGATCGGCCTCAACCTGCACTTCGGGTTCACCGGCCTCCTCAACATGGGGCAGGCAGGCTTCATGCTGCTGGGCGCCTACGGCTTCGGCATCGCCACGATCTCCGGCGCGCCGTTCTGGCTGGCCCTGCTCATCTCGCTCGCCGCGGGAGCCCTGTTCGCGCTCATCCTCGGCGCACCCACGCTGCAGCTACGCGGCGACTATCTGGCGATCGTGACCATCTCGGCCGCGGAGATCATCCGAATGCTCGGCCGTGCCACCGTGTTCCAGGAATGGACCGGCGGCGCGGCGGGCCTCACGGGTGGTTCCTTCAAGGCGACGTTCCAGGAGCTCTCGTTCCTGCCGGCGCCGCCCGAGCGGGGCGCGTTCGGCCCGCTGGAGTACGTGTTCACCGGGTCCGACTCGTGGTGGACCCGTCTGTTCGCGTGGGCCGTCGTGCTCGTCGCCGTCCTCTTCGTCTGGCTCCTGACCCGCAGCCCCTGGGGTCGCGTGCTCAAGGGCATCCGTGAGGACGAGGACGCCGTCCGCGCACTGGGCAAGAACGTCTTCGCCTACAAGATGCAGGCGCTGGTGCTCGGCGGCATGTGCGGTTCGCTCGCGGGCATGCTGTACGTGCTGCCCAGGTCGGTCGCGCCTGACGCCATGGGCCGCTCGCTGACCTTCTTCGCCTGGACCGTCCTGCTGCTCGGTGGTGCCGCCACCTTGTTCGGTCCCGTCCTGGGGTCCATGCTCTTTTATGCGGTCTACATGCTGCTCCGCGCCGGTATGCGCGAGGGCCTGGAGGGCGTCGTGTCGGCCACGATGGTCGAGCAGATCGGTGGTCTGCTCGTCGGCGTGACCCTGATGCTGCTGGTCATCTTCCGACCACAAGGAATCTTGGGGAACAAGAAGGAGCTCGCCTTCGATGCCCGATGA
- a CDS encoding ABC transporter ATP-binding protein produces the protein MPDETTENKVTEVSDVPEATDVPESTDVPDSTVEALDAVERSETAAAKAAEHVLAAVEPTVGVSKPDPILVVDDVERRFGGMTAVDVQHLEVQRGVITALIGPNGAGKTTFFNLLTGFDKPNQGTWSFEGRSLGGVSAAKVARNGMVRTFQLTKALSRLTVMQNMLLAAMGNPGENLFGSLVKPLWAGTEKRNTEKALELLERFKLDAKKDDFAGSLSGGQRKLLEMARALMTDPTMIMLDEPMAGVNPALVQSLLHHIQALRDDGMTVLFVEHDMHAVRHISDWVVVMAEGKIVAEGPPKSVMQDQAVIDAYLGAHHDTDLGDDSLLDPAVLARLEAEEEKR, from the coding sequence ATGCCCGATGAGACGACGGAGAACAAGGTGACAGAGGTGTCCGACGTGCCCGAGGCGACCGACGTGCCCGAGAGCACCGACGTGCCCGACAGCACCGTCGAGGCGCTCGACGCCGTCGAGCGCTCCGAGACCGCGGCCGCCAAGGCGGCGGAGCACGTCCTGGCCGCGGTCGAGCCGACGGTCGGCGTCAGCAAGCCCGACCCGATCCTGGTCGTCGACGACGTCGAGCGCCGGTTCGGCGGCATGACCGCCGTCGACGTGCAGCACCTCGAGGTCCAGCGCGGCGTCATCACGGCGCTCATCGGTCCGAACGGTGCCGGCAAGACGACCTTCTTCAACCTGCTCACGGGGTTCGACAAGCCCAACCAGGGCACGTGGTCGTTCGAGGGCAGGTCGCTCGGCGGGGTCAGCGCCGCCAAGGTGGCGCGCAACGGCATGGTCCGCACGTTCCAGCTCACCAAGGCGCTCTCGCGCCTCACGGTGATGCAGAACATGCTGCTCGCCGCGATGGGCAACCCGGGCGAGAACCTGTTCGGCTCCCTGGTGAAGCCGCTGTGGGCGGGCACCGAGAAGCGGAACACCGAGAAGGCGCTCGAGCTCCTGGAGCGGTTCAAGCTCGACGCCAAGAAGGACGACTTCGCGGGCTCGCTGTCCGGCGGCCAGCGCAAGCTCCTGGAGATGGCGCGGGCCCTGATGACGGACCCGACCATGATCATGCTCGACGAGCCCATGGCCGGCGTGAACCCGGCCCTGGTCCAGTCGCTGCTGCACCACATCCAGGCGCTGCGCGACGACGGCATGACCGTGCTGTTCGTCGAGCACGACATGCACGCCGTGCGGCACATCTCCGACTGGGTCGTGGTGATGGCCGAGGGCAAGATCGTCGCCGAGGGGCCGCCCAAGTCCGTCATGCAGGACCAGGCCGTCATCGACGCCTACCTGGGTGCGCACCACGACACCGACCTCGGGGACGACTCGCTGCTCGACCCCGCAGTGCTGGCCCGGCTCGAGGCCGAGGAGGAGAAGCGATGA
- a CDS encoding endonuclease/exonuclease/phosphatase family protein — translation MRASTPSRLTGAAAAAALLAGAFLASASTATAGTVPAGTTPDDGPAATSATTSSAGHDRNHGKPRALRVATYNLSLNRATEGELVADLSTGDDIQAATVAEVIQHANPDVVLLNEFDYSGDADPYAATDLFRENYLEVRQGTGKPVEYPYAFVAPSNTGIPSGFDLNNDGTVGGGDDALGFGLFPGQYGMVVLSKYPIQHRDVRTFQDFRWQDMPGALLPDDPATPAPADWYSAEELAVLPLSSKSHWDVPVRVGRETVHVLAAHPTPPSFDGAEDRNGLRNHDEIRLWADYVRGGRSARYIYDDEGRRGGLRPGSSFVIVGDYNADPLDGDSATGGDGVPAIDQLLRHSRITDPRPTSAGASEASALQAGANLTHEGDPALDTADFADTTPGNLRVDYVLPSRDLRVRDAGVFWPAAADPLSRLTGVYPFPSSDHRLTWTDVKLPK, via the coding sequence ATGCGAGCCAGCACCCCCTCGCGCCTGACGGGCGCGGCCGCGGCGGCCGCCCTGCTGGCCGGGGCCTTCCTCGCCTCGGCGAGCACGGCCACGGCGGGCACAGTCCCAGCAGGCACGACGCCGGACGACGGCCCCGCCGCGACGTCGGCCACGACGTCGTCGGCCGGGCACGACCGGAACCACGGCAAGCCCCGGGCCCTGCGCGTCGCGACCTACAACCTGTCGCTCAACCGCGCGACCGAGGGCGAGCTCGTCGCCGACCTGTCCACGGGCGACGACATCCAGGCGGCGACGGTGGCCGAGGTCATCCAGCACGCGAACCCCGACGTCGTGCTGCTCAACGAGTTCGACTACTCCGGCGACGCCGACCCGTACGCCGCGACCGACCTGTTCCGCGAGAACTACCTCGAGGTGCGGCAGGGCACGGGCAAGCCCGTGGAGTACCCGTACGCGTTCGTCGCGCCGTCGAACACGGGCATCCCCAGCGGGTTCGACCTGAACAACGACGGGACCGTCGGGGGCGGCGACGACGCGCTCGGCTTCGGCCTGTTCCCGGGGCAGTACGGCATGGTCGTGCTGTCCAAGTACCCGATCCAGCACCGCGACGTCCGCACGTTCCAGGACTTCAGGTGGCAGGACATGCCGGGCGCGCTGCTCCCGGACGACCCCGCCACACCGGCCCCGGCCGACTGGTACTCGGCCGAGGAGCTGGCGGTGCTGCCGCTCTCGTCCAAGTCGCACTGGGACGTCCCGGTCCGTGTGGGGCGCGAGACGGTGCACGTGCTCGCCGCGCACCCCACCCCGCCGTCGTTCGACGGGGCCGAGGACCGCAACGGGCTGCGCAACCACGACGAGATCCGGCTCTGGGCGGACTACGTGCGCGGCGGCCGCAGCGCCCGGTACATCTACGACGACGAGGGCCGGCGCGGCGGGCTGCGGCCCGGGTCGTCGTTCGTGATCGTCGGCGACTACAACGCCGACCCCCTCGACGGCGACTCCGCCACGGGCGGCGACGGCGTCCCCGCGATCGACCAGCTCCTGCGGCACTCCCGCATCACCGACCCGCGGCCGACGTCGGCGGGCGCGTCCGAGGCGTCCGCGCTGCAGGCCGGCGCGAACCTGACCCACGAGGGCGACCCGGCGCTGGACACGGCCGACTTCGCCGACACGACGCCGGGCAACCTCCGGGTCGACTACGTGCTCCCGTCGCGTGACCTGCGCGTCCGGGACGCGGGCGTGTTCTGGCCGGCCGCGGCGGACCCGCTGTCCCGGCTCACGGGCGTGTACCCGTTCCCGAGCAGCGACCACCGGCTCACCTGGACCGACGTCAAGCTGCCGAAGTAG
- a CDS encoding branched-chain amino acid ABC transporter permease, with protein sequence MTADRPNLATAARRLLATLAAVAIPAVIAAAPAMAAAAPAAECTPDDSTACVVAIVLDEESNPVPDVGVTISGAGFEQDVITTQEGPASVEVPQVGSYTLTIDEATVPDGLFPDTTERQVTAQTGSSARAAFRLGTTPPESAEPTDGATTAPGDGETGGAEPTDAASGGAAGEGLGGAGTTTTGGGGPSFEQIWQQFGSGIRFGLLLALASVGISLIYGTTGLSSFSHGEQVTLGAMFGYIGVNWLNMPVWLAVILVIVACGATGWLQDAAIWAPLRRRGTPVTQMMIVTIGLSLALQYTIQMVIGGRSHRVLPQNPRPLEIAGITLSTASWLSMVVAVVVILFIGWFLTRTRIGRATRAVSDNTALASATGINPDRIIRIVWVMSTGFAGLAGMLLAISFGSFNWSLGMLLLLLMFAAVTLGGLGTAYGALLGSLVIGLVVEMSTLIPGMPSDLRYASALVILILVLLFRPQGLLGRAERIG encoded by the coding sequence ATGACAGCCGACCGACCGAACCTCGCGACGGCCGCGCGCAGGCTGCTGGCCACGCTCGCGGCGGTGGCCATCCCCGCCGTGATCGCTGCGGCGCCCGCGATGGCTGCCGCTGCGCCCGCCGCGGAGTGCACACCCGACGACTCGACCGCGTGCGTCGTGGCGATCGTCCTGGACGAGGAGAGCAATCCCGTCCCCGACGTGGGTGTCACCATCTCCGGCGCGGGGTTCGAGCAAGACGTGATCACGACCCAGGAGGGCCCGGCGTCCGTGGAGGTGCCGCAGGTCGGCTCCTACACACTGACGATCGACGAGGCGACCGTCCCGGACGGTCTCTTCCCCGACACCACCGAACGCCAGGTCACGGCGCAGACCGGCAGCTCCGCGCGCGCCGCGTTCCGGCTGGGCACCACGCCCCCGGAGAGCGCCGAGCCCACCGACGGCGCCACCACCGCGCCCGGTGACGGCGAGACCGGAGGAGCCGAGCCCACCGACGCCGCCAGCGGCGGCGCCGCGGGCGAAGGCCTCGGCGGGGCCGGCACGACCACCACCGGTGGCGGCGGCCCCTCGTTCGAGCAGATCTGGCAGCAGTTCGGCTCCGGCATCAGGTTCGGCCTGCTGCTGGCCCTGGCCTCGGTGGGCATCAGCCTCATCTACGGCACCACCGGGCTCTCCAGCTTCTCCCACGGCGAGCAGGTGACGCTCGGCGCCATGTTCGGCTACATCGGCGTCAACTGGCTGAACATGCCGGTCTGGCTCGCGGTGATCCTCGTGATCGTGGCCTGCGGCGCGACGGGCTGGCTGCAGGACGCCGCCATCTGGGCGCCGCTACGACGACGCGGCACCCCGGTCACGCAGATGATGATCGTGACCATCGGTCTGTCGCTCGCGCTGCAGTACACGATCCAGATGGTCATCGGCGGCCGGTCGCACCGCGTCCTGCCGCAGAACCCCCGGCCCCTGGAGATCGCGGGCATCACGCTCAGCACCGCGTCCTGGCTCTCGATGGTGGTCGCGGTCGTGGTCATCCTCTTCATCGGCTGGTTCCTGACCCGCACCCGGATCGGCCGCGCCACCCGAGCGGTCTCGGACAACACGGCGCTCGCGTCGGCCACCGGCATCAACCCGGACCGCATCATCCGCATCGTGTGGGTCATGTCCACCGGCTTCGCCGGCCTCGCGGGCATGCTGCTGGCCATCTCGTTCGGCTCGTTCAACTGGTCGCTCGGCATGCTGCTGCTGCTCCTGATGTTCGCCGCCGTCACCCTCGGTGGCCTCGGCACCGCCTACGGCGCACTGCTCGGATCGCTCGTGATCGGCCTGGTCGTCGAGATGTCCACCCTCATCCCCGGAATGCCGAGCGACCTGCGCTACGCCTCGGCACTCGTGATCCTCATCCTCGTGCTGCTGTTCAGGCCGCAGGGCCTGCTCGGCCGCGCCGAGCGGATCGGCTGA
- a CDS encoding S9 family peptidase → MRVLPPSEPPFTVRRPSERTFHGDTFTDDYEWLRTKEDPEVVAHLEAQNAWTLDRQAHLAPLRQTLFDEIKGRTLETDLSVPARDGDWWYYARTVEGQQYPIHARYPVAGPDDWTPRVLEPGQPVPGEQIMLDQNAQAEGHDFFALGSLDVSDDGTRLLYATDTAGDERYTLRVRDLATGEDLRDEVRETAPGAMFTPDGQHVFYLTVDEAWRPWRVWRHRLGTPGSDDVLVFEEPDERYWVGVGLSRSKKYLQIELGSKVTSESWLLESDDPTGEFRVVWPRREGVEYTVEHAVLPTSLVEPVSLVEPVETQVSTGSTGDVLLILHNKDALNFELVASPVPAPGGTVAPEAADVVVPHDPDVRLEGVSASERYLVLYYRREAISRSAVLSLVEPVETGEGPVGWDFQEISFGQPLESVGAGVGVWEQPNLKVGYTSFVTPSSLYLYDVASGERTLLKQQPVLGGYDAGDYDQRREWAVAEDGTRVPVSLVWRKDKVRFGVSTGSTTGTSEAPAEPAPLLLYGYGAYEYSIDPYFSVSRLSLLDRGVVFAVAHVRGGGEMGRSWYDDGKLAAKRNTFTDFVACGRHLVATGWTASDRMVADGGSAGGLLVGAATNLAPDLFTGVLAGVPFVDALTSMLDPTLPLTVTERDEWGDPLNDADVYAYMRSYTPYENVSDDASRYPQVLATTSFNDTRVLYVEPAKWVARLQAAGAPAMLKIEMSAGHGGVSGRYSAWEQVAFEQAWILDVLGLAGL, encoded by the coding sequence GTGCGGGTCCTCCCGCCGTCCGAACCGCCCTTCACCGTGCGGCGCCCGAGCGAGCGCACCTTCCACGGCGACACCTTCACCGACGACTACGAGTGGCTCCGCACCAAGGAGGACCCCGAGGTCGTCGCGCACCTGGAGGCGCAGAACGCCTGGACCCTGGACCGCCAGGCGCACCTCGCGCCGCTGCGGCAGACCCTGTTCGACGAGATCAAGGGCCGCACGCTGGAGACCGACCTCTCGGTCCCCGCGCGCGACGGCGACTGGTGGTACTACGCCCGCACGGTCGAGGGCCAGCAGTACCCGATCCACGCGCGCTACCCCGTCGCCGGCCCGGACGACTGGACGCCCCGCGTCCTGGAACCGGGGCAGCCGGTGCCGGGCGAGCAGATCATGCTGGACCAGAACGCCCAGGCGGAGGGTCACGACTTCTTCGCCCTCGGGTCGCTCGACGTCTCCGACGACGGCACCCGCCTGCTGTACGCGACCGACACCGCGGGCGACGAGCGCTACACGCTCCGCGTCCGTGACCTCGCCACGGGTGAGGACCTCCGCGACGAGGTGCGCGAGACCGCGCCCGGCGCCATGTTCACCCCCGACGGCCAGCACGTCTTCTACCTGACCGTCGACGAGGCCTGGCGGCCCTGGCGCGTCTGGCGCCACCGGCTCGGCACCCCCGGATCCGACGACGTGCTGGTGTTCGAGGAGCCCGACGAGCGGTACTGGGTGGGCGTGGGCCTCTCCCGGTCCAAGAAGTACCTGCAGATCGAGCTCGGCTCCAAGGTGACGAGCGAGTCGTGGCTGCTGGAGTCCGACGATCCGACGGGCGAGTTCCGCGTCGTCTGGCCCCGCCGCGAGGGCGTCGAGTACACGGTCGAGCACGCGGTGCTGCCGACGTCGCTGGTCGAGCCTGTGTCGCTGGTCGAGCCTGTCGAGACCCAGGTCTCGACAGGCTCGACCGGCGACGTGCTCCTGATCCTGCACAACAAGGACGCGCTGAACTTCGAGCTGGTCGCCTCCCCCGTCCCCGCTCCCGGCGGGACGGTCGCCCCGGAGGCGGCGGACGTCGTCGTGCCGCACGACCCCGACGTGCGGCTGGAGGGCGTGAGCGCCAGCGAGCGCTACCTGGTGCTCTACTACCGCCGCGAGGCGATCTCCCGCTCCGCCGTGCTGTCGCTGGTCGAGCCCGTCGAGACCGGCGAAGGCCCCGTCGGCTGGGACTTCCAGGAGATCTCGTTCGGTCAGCCGCTGGAGTCCGTCGGCGCGGGCGTGGGCGTCTGGGAGCAGCCCAACCTGAAGGTCGGCTACACGTCGTTCGTGACGCCGTCGTCGCTCTACCTGTACGACGTCGCCTCCGGCGAGCGCACCCTGCTCAAGCAGCAGCCGGTGCTCGGCGGCTACGACGCGGGCGACTACGACCAGCGCCGGGAGTGGGCCGTCGCCGAGGACGGGACGCGCGTGCCGGTCTCGCTGGTCTGGCGCAAGGACAAGGTGCGGTTCGGGGTCTCGACAGGCTCGACCACCGGGACGAGCGAGGCACCCGCCGAGCCCGCCCCCCTGCTCCTGTACGGCTACGGCGCGTACGAGTACTCGATCGACCCGTACTTCTCGGTGTCCCGCCTGAGCCTGCTCGACCGCGGGGTCGTCTTCGCCGTCGCGCACGTCCGGGGCGGCGGCGAGATGGGCCGCTCCTGGTACGACGACGGCAAGCTCGCCGCGAAGCGCAACACGTTCACCGACTTCGTGGCCTGCGGCCGCCACCTCGTCGCCACCGGCTGGACGGCGTCCGACCGCATGGTGGCCGACGGCGGCAGCGCCGGCGGGCTGCTCGTCGGCGCTGCCACCAACCTGGCGCCCGACCTGTTCACGGGGGTGCTGGCCGGGGTGCCGTTCGTCGACGCGCTGACGTCGATGCTCGACCCGACGCTCCCCCTGACCGTGACCGAGCGCGACGAGTGGGGCGACCCCCTGAACGACGCCGACGTGTACGCCTACATGCGCTCGTACACCCCGTACGAGAACGTGTCCGACGACGCGTCGCGTTATCCCCAGGTGCTCGCGACCACCAGCTTCAACGACACCCGCGTGCTCTACGTGGAGCCGGCGAAGTGGGTGGCGCGGCTGCAGGCAGCGGGCGCGCCGGCGATGCTGAAGATCGAGATGTCGGCCGGGCACGGCGGCGTCTCGGGGCGCTACTCCGCGTGGGAGCAGGTCGCGTTCGAGCAGGCCTGGATCCTGGACGTGCTGGGCCTGGCCGGCCTCTGA
- a CDS encoding ABC transporter ATP-binding protein yields the protein MNDAAKTEKRETLLKATDIVAGYLPGVNILNGCNLEVAKGELVGIIGPNGAGKSTLLKSLFGLVNVRSGSVTLAGEDITNQKANTLVSQGVGFVPQNNNVFPSLTVEENMRMGVYLRPKAFNERFEFITDLFPTLGERRSQRAGAMSGGERQMVAMARALMMNPSVLLLDEPSAGLSPVRQDETFLRTRMINKAGVSVVMVEQNARRCLQICDRGYVLDQGKDAYTGTGKELQSDPKVISLYLGTLAEDVDKAS from the coding sequence ATGAACGACGCGGCCAAGACCGAGAAGCGGGAGACCCTGCTCAAGGCGACCGACATCGTCGCCGGCTACCTGCCGGGCGTGAACATCCTGAACGGGTGCAACCTCGAGGTCGCCAAGGGCGAGCTCGTGGGCATCATCGGCCCCAACGGCGCCGGCAAGTCCACGCTCCTGAAGTCCCTGTTCGGCCTGGTCAACGTGCGCTCCGGCAGCGTGACCCTGGCCGGCGAGGACATCACGAACCAGAAGGCGAACACCCTCGTGTCGCAGGGTGTCGGGTTCGTGCCGCAGAACAACAACGTGTTCCCCTCGCTCACCGTCGAGGAGAACATGCGGATGGGCGTGTACCTGCGGCCCAAGGCGTTCAACGAGCGGTTCGAGTTCATCACCGACCTGTTCCCCACCCTGGGGGAGCGGCGCTCGCAGCGTGCGGGCGCCATGTCGGGTGGTGAGCGGCAGATGGTCGCCATGGCCCGCGCGCTGATGATGAACCCGTCGGTGCTGCTGCTCGACGAGCCGTCCGCCGGCCTCTCGCCGGTGCGTCAGGACGAGACGTTCCTGCGCACCCGGATGATCAACAAGGCGGGCGTGTCCGTGGTCATGGTCGAGCAGAACGCCCGGCGCTGCCTGCAGATCTGCGACCGCGGCTACGTGCTCGACCAGGGCAAGGACGCGTACACCGGGACGGGCAAGGAGCTGCAGTCCGACCCGAAGGTGATCTCGCTGTACCTGGGCACCCTGGCGGAGGACGTCGACAAGGCGAGCTAG
- a CDS encoding MFS transporter, producing MTANSSAAAATFAAPPVDQRRAAVALIALSVSAFTFVTAENLPGGLLTLIAPDLGRSTSEVGLLVSAYAAVVVLASLPLSRLTRRFPRRWVLAATTAVCTVGTLWSAVAIGYGDLMAARMVTALGQALFWSVVTPAAASLFAPAVRGKMIARLAIGNSLAPLLGVPLGTFVGQQAGWRTAFLVFSAVSLLACLAMAIAMPDVDAEQSGTARGTHPSMRRFVVLMVVTVLLVTGGFMMITFVTQFLLETAGFPDRYLSALLLGQGAAGLTGTLLIGQVLDRRPWQTVLVALGLLTAALVLLWGLGHVPAIALVGLALFGLAFSAIPPALSFLSMQVAPGATESATAISSSVFNIGIGGGAALGALVVATVGVGTVPLVGAFFVLAGLVVVAVDVRLATRRAGLPHADL from the coding sequence ATGACCGCGAACAGCAGCGCCGCTGCGGCCACCTTTGCCGCACCCCCGGTCGACCAGCGCCGCGCCGCCGTCGCGCTGATCGCCCTGTCGGTCAGTGCCTTCACGTTCGTCACCGCCGAGAACCTGCCGGGCGGGCTGCTCACCCTCATCGCCCCTGACCTGGGCCGCAGCACGTCCGAGGTGGGACTGCTGGTCTCGGCGTACGCCGCCGTCGTCGTGCTGGCGTCGCTGCCGCTCTCGCGCCTGACCCGCCGGTTCCCGCGCCGCTGGGTGCTCGCGGCGACCACCGCGGTGTGCACCGTCGGGACGCTCTGGTCGGCGGTCGCGATCGGCTACGGGGACCTGATGGCCGCGCGCATGGTCACCGCGCTGGGGCAGGCGCTGTTCTGGTCGGTCGTCACGCCCGCCGCCGCGAGCCTGTTCGCGCCCGCCGTCCGCGGCAAGATGATCGCGCGGCTGGCGATCGGCAACTCCCTCGCGCCGCTGCTGGGCGTGCCGCTCGGCACGTTCGTGGGCCAGCAGGCGGGCTGGCGCACCGCGTTCCTGGTGTTCTCCGCGGTGAGCCTGCTGGCCTGCCTCGCGATGGCGATCGCCATGCCCGACGTCGACGCCGAGCAGAGCGGCACGGCCCGCGGCACGCACCCCAGCATGCGCCGCTTCGTGGTGCTCATGGTGGTCACGGTGCTGCTCGTGACCGGCGGCTTCATGATGATCACGTTCGTCACCCAGTTCCTGCTGGAGACGGCGGGATTCCCCGACCGGTACCTCAGCGCGCTGCTGCTGGGCCAGGGGGCGGCCGGCCTGACGGGCACGCTGCTCATCGGCCAGGTGCTCGACCGGCGGCCGTGGCAGACCGTGCTCGTGGCCCTCGGCCTGCTGACCGCCGCGCTCGTGCTGCTCTGGGGGCTGGGGCATGTCCCGGCAATCGCCCTGGTCGGGCTGGCCCTGTTCGGCCTCGCGTTCAGCGCGATCCCGCCCGCCCTGTCGTTCCTGTCCATGCAGGTCGCCCCGGGCGCCACCGAGTCGGCGACCGCGATCTCGAGCTCGGTGTTCAACATCGGGATCGGCGGCGGGGCGGCGCTCGGGGCGCTGGTGGTGGCGACCGTCGGCGTCGGCACGGTGCCCCTGGTGGGGGCGTTCTTCGTGCTGGCCGGGCTGGTGGTCGTCGCGGTCGACGTGCGGCTGGCGACCCGCCGGGCCGGCCTGCCGCACGCCGACCTCTGA
- a CDS encoding septum formation family protein, whose product MNRTVRPVRRPVRLLAVAAAATVSLTLLTGCSVLDGIMSSGDAPRDEPGGEITASADADAFEILKGDCIDLEALEGYGETAEGEDFEVESVPVVPCAEEHTGEVYAELIMEGDEYPGDESMSKTFDDWCYDEFEKFVGVSYDESVYGYTGFYPTQATWEQLNDRALQCIVSSEEPFTGSLQGVAE is encoded by the coding sequence ATGAACCGCACTGTCCGTCCCGTTCGTCGTCCGGTCCGGCTGCTGGCCGTCGCGGCCGCCGCCACCGTCTCGCTGACCCTGCTCACCGGCTGCTCGGTCCTGGACGGGATCATGTCGAGCGGTGACGCGCCGCGTGACGAGCCGGGCGGCGAGATCACCGCCTCCGCGGACGCGGACGCGTTCGAGATCCTCAAGGGCGACTGCATCGACCTGGAGGCGCTCGAGGGTTACGGCGAGACCGCGGAGGGCGAGGACTTCGAGGTCGAGTCGGTGCCCGTGGTGCCGTGCGCCGAGGAGCACACCGGCGAGGTCTACGCGGAACTCATCATGGAGGGCGACGAGTACCCGGGCGACGAGTCCATGTCGAAGACGTTCGACGACTGGTGCTACGACGAGTTCGAGAAGTTCGTGGGCGTGTCCTACGACGAGTCCGTCTACGGCTACACGGGCTTCTACCCGACCCAGGCCACCTGGGAGCAGCTGAACGACCGGGCGCTGCAGTGCATCGTCAGCTCCGAGGAGCCGTTCACGGGCAGCCTGCAGGGCGTCGCGGAGTAG